One part of the Treponema sp. OMZ 787 genome encodes these proteins:
- a CDS encoding ribonucleoside-diphosphate reductase subunit alpha produces MQIIKRNGETKNYEPEKIEGAIRAAFKSVEDSPHTDLDTIIPPLVKEIEEDILELTKSGSLVHVETIQDLVEKTLIEHNYYAEVKNFILYRVGRTKRRDSRQTISRFFSTIEIQSVLTEIQNDFTSDEYSLNLLSHKFLSFRKENMSEAESLAMLIKASVELTAQDAPNWEFIAARLLMLQFNLKLKTELEKRQINSFYEKIKYLENEGLYGAYICEAYTRAELEEAASFINEERNKLFTYSSLDLLLRRYVIHTHSNVVLESPQEMFLGIALHLAMKEKSNRMEWVRRFYDMTSSLKVTMATPTLSNARKPYHQLSSCFIDTVPDSLDGIYRSIDNFAKVSKFGGGMGLYFGKVRAVGSPIRGFMGAAGGIIRWIKLANDTAVAVDQLGVRQGSVAVYLDVWHKDIPEFLQLRTNNGDDRMKAHDVFPAVCYPDLFWKTVRDDINASWYLMCPHEILKTKGYALEDFYGQEWEKRYRDCVADSRISKREIPIKELVRLILKSAVETGTPFAFNRDHANKTNPNPHKGMIYCSNLCTEISQNMSEIKHKSIEIKTEDGDTVVATTTIPGDFVVCNLASLVLGNIDINDEKEIDTIVSSAVRALDNVIDLNFYPIPYAQITNSRYRSIGLGASGYHHALAKNGIAWESEEHLEFADKVFEKINYAAVKASSQIAKEKGSYSYFEGSDWQTGAYFEKRNYVDEKWKTLAEEVKSNGMRNAYLLAVAPTSSTSIIAGTTAGVDPIMNKYFLEEKKGSLMPRVAPSLSQETYWLYKNAHNIDQNWSIRAAGLRQRHIDQAQSVNLYITNEFTFSKVLSLYIKAWEEGVKSIYYVRSRSLEVEECESCSS; encoded by the coding sequence ATGCAAATCATAAAAAGAAACGGCGAAACCAAAAATTACGAGCCTGAAAAAATTGAAGGAGCGATTAGAGCTGCCTTTAAGAGTGTGGAAGATTCTCCGCATACCGATTTAGATACAATCATCCCGCCTCTGGTAAAGGAAATAGAGGAAGACATCTTGGAGCTTACCAAAAGCGGAAGCCTTGTCCATGTAGAAACGATTCAGGACTTGGTCGAAAAGACTTTAATAGAACACAACTATTATGCGGAAGTAAAAAACTTCATCCTTTACAGGGTAGGCCGCACAAAGAGGCGGGATTCGCGGCAAACGATAAGCCGCTTTTTTTCTACGATAGAAATTCAGAGCGTCCTTACCGAGATTCAAAATGATTTTACCTCGGACGAGTACAGCCTTAACCTGCTCTCTCATAAATTCCTTTCTTTTAGAAAAGAAAACATGAGCGAGGCCGAATCCCTTGCCATGCTCATCAAGGCCTCCGTCGAGCTTACAGCTCAGGATGCACCAAACTGGGAATTTATTGCAGCCCGCCTTTTAATGCTTCAATTTAACTTAAAACTAAAAACCGAGCTTGAAAAGCGTCAGATTAATTCTTTTTATGAAAAAATAAAATATCTTGAAAACGAGGGTCTCTATGGGGCCTATATTTGCGAGGCCTACACACGTGCCGAATTGGAAGAAGCCGCCTCATTTATAAATGAAGAAAGAAACAAGCTTTTTACCTACAGTTCTCTCGACCTCCTCTTACGCCGCTACGTTATTCACACTCATTCAAATGTCGTTCTTGAGTCGCCTCAGGAAATGTTTTTAGGTATCGCCCTTCACTTAGCTATGAAAGAAAAATCGAACCGGATGGAATGGGTAAGGCGTTTTTACGATATGACCAGTTCCTTAAAGGTTACGATGGCGACTCCAACCCTTTCAAATGCCCGAAAGCCGTATCATCAGCTTTCTTCATGCTTTATAGATACGGTCCCCGATTCTCTTGACGGTATTTACCGCAGCATAGATAACTTTGCCAAGGTTTCAAAATTCGGAGGAGGAATGGGACTTTACTTCGGAAAGGTCAGGGCCGTAGGCTCGCCCATCCGCGGCTTTATGGGAGCCGCCGGCGGAATTATCCGCTGGATAAAACTTGCAAACGATACGGCTGTTGCCGTTGACCAGCTCGGCGTAAGGCAGGGCTCGGTAGCCGTCTACCTCGATGTATGGCACAAGGACATTCCGGAATTTTTACAGCTCCGCACAAATAACGGCGACGACAGAATGAAGGCCCACGATGTTTTCCCCGCAGTCTGCTATCCCGATCTTTTTTGGAAAACCGTCCGCGACGATATAAACGCTTCTTGGTATCTTATGTGTCCCCACGAAATTTTAAAAACCAAGGGTTATGCCCTCGAAGATTTTTACGGACAAGAATGGGAAAAAAGATACAGGGACTGCGTTGCCGATTCCCGTATTAGCAAAAGAGAAATCCCGATAAAAGAATTGGTACGCTTAATCTTAAAGTCGGCTGTAGAAACGGGAACCCCCTTTGCCTTTAACCGCGACCACGCAAACAAAACAAATCCCAACCCTCACAAGGGAATGATTTATTGCTCAAACCTGTGCACGGAAATTTCCCAAAACATGAGCGAGATAAAACATAAGAGCATCGAAATAAAAACGGAAGACGGAGATACAGTCGTTGCAACAACTACCATCCCCGGAGACTTTGTCGTATGTAACCTCGCCTCTCTCGTTCTGGGAAACATTGACATAAACGATGAAAAAGAAATTGACACAATAGTTTCTTCGGCAGTACGGGCTCTGGACAATGTTATAGACTTAAATTTTTATCCTATTCCGTATGCACAAATTACCAACAGCAGGTACAGGTCAATCGGCTTGGGTGCTTCAGGCTATCATCATGCCCTTGCAAAAAACGGCATTGCATGGGAAAGCGAAGAACATCTTGAATTTGCCGACAAGGTTTTTGAAAAAATCAACTATGCAGCCGTCAAGGCCTCCTCTCAAATTGCAAAAGAAAAAGGCTCCTATTCCTACTTTGAAGGAAGCGACTGGCAAACCGGAGCCTATTTTGAAAAACGGAATTATGTTGACGAAAAATGGAAGACTCTCGCAGAAGAAGTAAAATCAAACGGAATGAGGAACGCCTATCTTTTGGCTGTCGCCCCTACAAGCTCGACTTCGATCATAGCAGGTACAACAGCCGGAGTCGACCCCATTATGAACAAGTATTTTTTAGAGGAAAAAAAAGGTTCCCTAATGCCGAGGGTTGCTCCCTCTCTTTCACAAGAAACCTATTGGCTTTATAAAAATGCCCACAATATTGATCAGAACTGGAGCATAAGGGCAGCAGGCCTACGCCAGCGCCACATCGATCAAGCTCAATCGGTAAACCTCTACATAACAAACGAATTTACTTTCAGTAAGGTTCTTTCATTGTACATAAAGGCATGGGAAGAAGGCGTTAAGTCAATCTACTATGTGCGAAGCCGCTCCCTCGAAGTTGAAGAATGTGAAAGCTGCAGTTCGTAA